In the genome of Candidatus Neomarinimicrobiota bacterium, the window GCTCAAGAGGTCGTGCATCTGGTAAGGCTTTTGGGGGTCAATGCCCAGTTCCTCCAGAGGAAACTCTACCCAGCCGGATTGGGTATGGTGTGGATCCAGGTTCACCACCACCAGGACAACGTTGGAGAGGTCATCGGTGCGCTTGCTGTAGCAAATTAGCTGCTCGTTGTCTACCTCGTGGAAACGAAGGCTCCAATCGCTGTGAAGGGTGGGGTTCTCCTGCCGAATCCGATTGACCCGGGCGACGAAATCCTTCAGGCTATCAGGCCTGGCAATGTCCCAGTTTTTGCTCTCGTATTTTTCTGAGTCGA includes:
- a CDS encoding alpha-1,4-glucan--maltose-1-phosphate maltosyltransferase, yielding DILTEYLQFGGQPAFMARLVLAATLGANYGIYGPAFELCENRPREPGSEEYLDSEKYESKNWDIARPDSLKDFVARVNRIRQENPTLHSDWSLRFHEVDNEQLICYSKRTDDLSNVVLVVVNLDPHHTQSGWVEFPLEELGIDPQKPYQMHDLLSDARYLWQGSRNYVELNSQIVPAHVFRMRRRVRTERDFDYYM